Proteins encoded in a region of the Pristiophorus japonicus isolate sPriJap1 unplaced genomic scaffold, sPriJap1.hap1 HAP1_SCAFFOLD_642, whole genome shotgun sequence genome:
- the LOC139255848 gene encoding serine protease FAM111A-like — MSFKQPRKSKTPSRNGQKDIRTFMKEIDPNQPATPVRLQTPCTEKRKPLRASKASRDADKVPEAPNVKVTEHGEADREKEFTFSFQGQSTEHVARGAPDENILSALKSSEAFQKAQVKYEGKVWHFIGKRELTGDVNLGMPCKCLPEKAHFEVIFYQNSGKLWYRSDVSSGKKWVIFSVRSTGKSGGRLGTGVRLIIKSESLRGNRSDLCIFAFEGETIQEALCMDGRFLPILDDHMWNLVDGQRSLQSTLTVDDLDGQSFEVEVQEKKHKTGNKASAADPSKDNQKRDVAGEGNKLFRQLKEQMDEYLGKERDGEECRKKWRFDKENFGKITSDAVPVRVHEMLVRLSESVGIVKWNNNGNEGSASCFYLGDCYILTCYHVAEMVVGNGVAEGEWGNIIQKSTQISFTHKDEYLSNGWSKVEPWFEVYCKDLDYALLKMEVADGQGKDLPPAVSATAPTLPQNGVVYIVGHPGGMPKCTDTCLIVPFMQREDVCSQGVVLQLFTKDSFRPLKSSKRITYNTCLFHGASGAPIFNFSGELVGMHAGGYPYTIGHNSSSLIEFGPTIEAIDEHMKKHHPRLDWSLRTAPKQTQGDRNMPSDEQVPMDIE; from the exons ATGTCTTTCAAACAGCCCAGGAAATCGAAAACTCCTTCAAGAAATGGACAAAAGGATATACGCACGTTTATGAAG GAGATAGATCCAAATCAACCTGCCACTCCAGTACGGCTTCAAACGCCCTGCACTGAAAAGCGAAAACCCCTCCGTGCAAGCAAGGCCTCACGCGACGCGGATAAAGTGCCGGAGGCGCCCAACGTCAAGGTCACAGAGCACGGCGAAGCGGATAGAGAGAAGGAGTTCACCTTCAGTTTCCAGGGGCAGAGCACGGAGCACGTGGCGAGAGGGGCCCCGGACGAGAATATACTTTCTGCTCTAAAGTCATCTGAGGCTTTCCAGAAGGCACAGGTTAAGTACGAGGGGAAGGTATGGCACTTCATTGGGAAGAGAGAATTGACGGGTGATGTCAACCTGGGGATGCCGTGCAAATGTCTGCCGGAGAAGGCCCATTTCGAAGTGATATTCTACCAGAATAGCGGCAAGTTGTGGTATCGGAGTGACGTCTCTTCAGGGAAGAAGTGGGTTATATTCTCCGTCCGGAGCACTGGAAAATCAGGTGGCAGACTCGGCACCGGGGTGAGACTTATCATCAAGTCCGAATCACTGCGAGGCAATAGATCTGACCTGTGCATTTTCGCCTTTGAGGGCGAGACTATCCAAGAGGCTTTGTGCATGGACGGGAGGTTCTTGCCGATACTTGATGACCATATGTGGAACCTGGTCGACGGGCAGAGATCTCTGCAGTCCACGCTCACCGTGGACGACCTTGACGGCCAAAGCTTTGAGGTTGAAGTGCAGGAGAAAAAGCACAAAACAGGGAATAAGGCGAGCGCTGCCGACCCCAGCAAGGACAATCAGAAGAGGGATGTGGCTGGGGAAGGGAACAAGCTGTTCCGCCAGCTGAAAGAGCAGATGGATGAATATTTGGGAAAGGAAAGGGACGGCGAGGAATGTCGCAAGAAATGGCGTTTCGACAAGGAAAACTTTGGGAAGATCACGAGCGATGCCGTTCCCGTTCGGGTCCACGAAATGCTGGTGCGATTGAGCGAGTCCGTCGGAATCGTGAAATGGAACAACAACGGGAATGAAGGTAGCGCCTCCTGTTTCTACCTTGGTGACTGTTACATTCTGACATGTTACCACGTGGCGGAGATGGTCGTCGGGAATGGGGTGGCTGAGGGCGAGTGGGGGAATATAATACAGAAGTCCACTCAGATAAGCTTCACCCACAAAGATGAGTATCTGAGCAATGGCTGGTCCAAAGTTGAGCCATGGTTTGAAGTCTACTGTAAAGACCTGGACTACGCGCTTCTGAAAATGGAAGTGGCCGATGGACAGGGTAAAGATCTGCCACCAGCTGTATCAGCCACGGCACCCACCCTGCCCCAGAATGGAGTGGTCTACATTGTAGGTCACCCTGGTGGGATGCCCAAGTGCACCGACACTTGCCTCATCGTCCCTTTCATGCAGCGAGAGGACGTATGCAGTCAAGGAGTCGTCTTGCAACTTTTCACCAAGGACAGTTTCAGACCACTGAAGAGTTCAAAGAGGATTACCTACAATACTTGCCTCTTCCACGGCGCCTCCGGTGCCCCCATCTTCAACTTCTCCGGCGAGCTCGTGGGGATGCACGCTGGAGGATACCCGTATACCATCGGCCACAACAGCAGCAGTTTGATTGAATTTGGTCCGACGATTGAAGCCATTGACGAGCACATGAAGAAACACCATCCGAGATTGGACTGGTCGCTCCGCACCGCTCCAAAGCAGACCCAGGGCGATCGGAACATGCCATCCGACGAGCAGGTCCCAATGGACATCGAGTAA